The Skermanella rosea sequence GGAAGTCACCGAAGGCGGGCCGGAAGTGTTCCCCGACGAGAGCTGGCTGGGCCGCGTGGTCAACGCGCTGGGCGAGCCGATCGACGGCAAGGGTCCGCTGCTCAACGGCAAGGTCGGCATCCCGATCCGCAACAACCCGCCCCCCGCCCATTCCCGCCGCCGCGTCGGCGAGAAGATCGACCTCGGCGTCCGCGCCATGAACACCTTCCTGTCCTGCTGCCGCGGCCAGCGCATGGGCATCTTCGCCGGCTCCGGCGTCGGCAAGTCGGTGCTGATGTCGATGCTGGCGCGCTACATGTCGGTCGACGTCAACGTGATCGGCCTGATCGGCGAGCGCGGCCGCGAGGTGCAGGAATTCATCACCGAGGACCTCGGCGAGGACGGCATGGCGCGCAGCGTCGTCGTCGTCGCGACCTCGGACGAGGCGCCGCTGATGCGGCGGCAATCGGCCTACATGACCATGTCGATCGCGGAGTATTTCCGCGACCGGGGCAAGAACGTGATGTGCATGATGGACAGCGTCACGCGGTTCGCCATGGCGCAGCGCGAGATCGGGCTGTCCGCCGGCGAGCCGCCGACCACCAAGGGTTATCCGCCGACCACCTTCGCCGAGCTGCCGCGCCTGCTGGAGCGGGCCGGCCCCGGCGTGGGGGAGGGCAACATCACCGGCCTGTTCACCGTGCTGGTGGACGGCGACGACCATAACGAGCCGATCGCCGACGCCGTGCGCGGCATCCTGGACGGCCATATCGTGATGGAGCGGGCAATCGGCGAGCGCGGCCGCTATCCCGCGATCAACATCCTGCGCAGCGTCTCGCGCACCATGCCCGGCTGCAATACCGACCGGGAGAACGCGCTGGTCGGCCGGGCCCGGCGGCTGCTGTCGGCCTACAACGACATGGCGGAGATGATCCGGCTCGGCGCCTATCGCCGGGGCAGCGACCCGCTGGTGGACGAGGCGATCGAGTACAATCCGGCCATCGAGACCTTCCTGAAACAGGGCAAGCGCGAGCGCACCGACATGGCGACGGGGTACGCGCAGCTTGCCGAGATCCTGGGTGAACCCTGGCCATGAGCAGCGGCCTGCACACACTGATCCGCCTTCACAAGTGGCGCCTCGACGAGAAGCGCCGGGCCCTGGCCGAACTCCAGGCCCTGGCCGACAAGCTGGCCGACGACGCCGGGCGGCTGGAAGCCGAGATCGCGGCGGAGCAGGAGATCGCCCGCACCTCGCCGGAGGCGGGGTTCGGCTATGGCAACTTCGCCAAGCTGTCGATCGAGCGGCGCAAGCGCCTGGCGCAGTCCATCGCCCAGGTCCAGGCGCAGATCGCCGAAGCGACCGAGGAGATGGCGGAAGCCTTCCAGGAGCTGAAGCGCTACGAACTGGCGCAGGAGGGCCGCGACAAGCGCGACCAAGCCAAGCGCAAGCAGCGCGAGGACGCCGCCCTGGACGAGGTCGCGCTGAGCGGCTACATGCGCCGGCGCTAGGCGCTGAAGCCGACGCTTCCGGCGCGGCCGGGCTGGACCTCGACCCATCCCTGGGTGCCCGCCTGGAATGACACGCCCCCCGTCATCCCGAGCGCTTCCACCGAGTCGTGGAAGATCCGGCCGATCTCCCGGCGCATCTCCGGCGGCAGGGGCAGGTGGGTGCGAAGGATCAGGTCGAAGCGCCGGGGGCGCACCAGCCCGTCCAATTGCAGCTCGCCCAGCCGGCTGAGCGTCAGGTCGATCAGGAACCGGTTGGCCCGGGCGGAGTTCCCGGCCGCGTTCTCGCCGTCCTCGTCCACCTCCTCGGCATCCGGGGGCCTGACATAGAGGTTGATCCGGCTGAGCTCCGTGCCGTCGGAGAACGGGATCGAATAGGCGCGCCAGTCTCCGGGGAGGGGCTCCGACGCCTGCTGCGCGAGCTGCTTGAAGTCCTCCCCGAGCTTCTCGACCAGTTCGCGGCGCCCGAGCGATTCCAGGGCCTGGGCGGCCGGCTCGCCCAGCCAGCTCCGGGCATCGCCCTTCTTCACGTGGCCCGCGAAGGCCAGCAGCGTCGCGGCAAGCCGCGGGTTGACCTGGGGCAGGATCGCGTTGGCGAGGGCGCGGGCGCCCGCGGGATCGGTCCTGGCAAGGACGTCGAGCGCGTCCTGGAGCGCCGGCCAGTCCCGCCCCCGCAGGGCGTCGAACGGCTGGTCGGCGGCGGGCGGAGGGGCGGGCAGACTGACGGCGACCTGCGTCCCCGGCGGCAGCGGGACGCGCGTGTTCAGCACCAGGACGCCGAGGTCGGTGG is a genomic window containing:
- the fliI gene encoding flagellar protein export ATPase FliI codes for the protein MRLQQSHFINEIERIPEYRYFGRVTAVLGLLVEVGGVERLLSIGGRCTIVARAGRRVPCEVVGFRQGRALLMPLGGLDGVGLGCKAEVTEGGPEVFPDESWLGRVVNALGEPIDGKGPLLNGKVGIPIRNNPPPAHSRRRVGEKIDLGVRAMNTFLSCCRGQRMGIFAGSGVGKSVLMSMLARYMSVDVNVIGLIGERGREVQEFITEDLGEDGMARSVVVVATSDEAPLMRRQSAYMTMSIAEYFRDRGKNVMCMMDSVTRFAMAQREIGLSAGEPPTTKGYPPTTFAELPRLLERAGPGVGEGNITGLFTVLVDGDDHNEPIADAVRGILDGHIVMERAIGERGRYPAINILRSVSRTMPGCNTDRENALVGRARRLLSAYNDMAEMIRLGAYRRGSDPLVDEAIEYNPAIETFLKQGKRERTDMATGYAQLAEILGEPWP
- a CDS encoding flagellar FliJ family protein, encoding MSSGLHTLIRLHKWRLDEKRRALAELQALADKLADDAGRLEAEIAAEQEIARTSPEAGFGYGNFAKLSIERRKRLAQSIAQVQAQIAEATEEMAEAFQELKRYELAQEGRDKRDQAKRKQREDAALDEVALSGYMRRR